A single window of Pontiella agarivorans DNA harbors:
- a CDS encoding ABC transporter permease, with the protein MIKVENLRKTYQMGEVEVRALDGVSLSVERGEYVAIIGASGSGKSTLMHILGLLDVPDSGTFEIDGTDVTKFSENQLAAFRNRVMGFVFQQFNLLKRTSALENVGLPLIYARNGKKTDIADKMLDLVGLANRKSHHTNELSGGQQQRVAIARALVNSPSLIFADEPTGNLDSKSAKEIMEVMSELHASGLTIILVTHDADVANHAQRIIEIRDGKILSDAPNPHAPEVPQVETREVEEEGKGGFSLRTIREGLVLVKQSIRSLAANKVRTALSALGIMIGVAAVIATVAVGNGAKAAVEDQMSRLGSNLLMLMPQRRSRGGVAQAQGTVSRLSRDDAQAIREEVGHVVGVSSTVDGNVQLKVGNLNWSCRVTGVDPDYEFMRSYEPQLGRFFTDEEINSKAMVCLLGVTPVRELFGGENPVGKKVKMNRRTYTVIGVLPEKGSSGFQDYDDAAFVPVTTAMRRMFGRDYVERIEIQIDAPENMDRAQMDILALLAQRHRTASGSFEIRNLAEIQDAVSSTSRVMSLLLSSIASIALVVGGIGIMNIMLVSVTERTREIGLRKALGARGGDIMSQFLIEALVISFFGGCLGIALGTAVGYAAERFANMTVVFTQDSIYMAFGFSAIIGILFGIWPARKAARLNPIEALRYE; encoded by the coding sequence ATGATCAAGGTTGAAAATCTCCGAAAGACCTATCAGATGGGGGAGGTGGAAGTCCGCGCCCTGGATGGCGTCTCCCTTTCGGTTGAGCGGGGTGAATATGTGGCGATTATCGGGGCATCAGGATCCGGAAAATCGACTTTGATGCATATTCTGGGTCTGCTCGATGTTCCGGATTCCGGAACATTTGAGATCGACGGTACGGACGTAACGAAATTTTCTGAAAATCAGCTGGCTGCTTTTCGTAACCGTGTGATGGGTTTTGTTTTTCAGCAGTTTAATCTGCTCAAACGGACCAGCGCATTGGAAAATGTCGGACTTCCGCTGATCTATGCCCGCAACGGTAAAAAAACGGACATCGCCGATAAAATGCTGGATCTCGTGGGGCTGGCTAATCGCAAGTCGCACCATACCAACGAGCTTTCGGGCGGTCAGCAGCAGCGCGTGGCGATTGCCCGTGCTCTGGTGAACAGTCCGTCGCTCATTTTTGCCGATGAACCGACCGGAAACCTCGACTCGAAAAGTGCGAAAGAAATTATGGAAGTCATGAGCGAGCTGCACGCCAGCGGGCTCACCATTATTCTGGTTACTCATGATGCTGATGTGGCCAATCACGCTCAGCGCATCATTGAAATCCGCGATGGAAAAATACTCTCCGACGCACCGAATCCGCATGCACCTGAAGTGCCGCAGGTTGAAACGCGGGAGGTGGAGGAAGAAGGTAAGGGCGGTTTCAGCCTGAGGACGATTCGTGAAGGGCTGGTGCTGGTTAAGCAGTCCATCCGTTCGCTGGCCGCCAACAAAGTCCGTACTGCGCTGTCGGCACTGGGGATCATGATCGGTGTGGCTGCTGTGATCGCCACCGTTGCGGTGGGTAATGGTGCAAAAGCAGCGGTGGAGGATCAGATGAGCCGGTTGGGTTCGAACCTGCTGATGCTTATGCCGCAGCGTCGTTCCCGCGGCGGAGTGGCGCAGGCGCAGGGAACGGTTTCGCGTTTGTCGCGCGACGATGCCCAGGCCATCCGTGAAGAGGTCGGTCATGTGGTGGGGGTCAGCTCGACGGTTGATGGAAATGTTCAGCTCAAAGTCGGAAATCTGAACTGGAGCTGCCGGGTGACCGGAGTTGATCCCGATTATGAATTCATGCGTTCGTATGAACCGCAGCTCGGGCGTTTTTTCACCGATGAGGAAATCAACTCGAAGGCGATGGTCTGTCTGCTGGGCGTGACCCCGGTTCGTGAACTTTTCGGGGGAGAGAATCCGGTCGGGAAAAAAGTGAAAATGAACCGCAGGACCTATACGGTGATCGGTGTACTTCCTGAAAAAGGAAGCAGCGGGTTTCAGGATTATGATGATGCCGCATTTGTTCCAGTCACCACCGCCATGCGCCGGATGTTCGGCCGTGATTATGTGGAGCGTATCGAAATCCAAATTGATGCGCCCGAAAATATGGATCGGGCTCAAATGGACATTCTGGCTCTGCTGGCTCAGCGCCACCGGACAGCGAGCGGTTCGTTCGAAATCCGGAACCTGGCCGAAATTCAGGATGCCGTTTCTTCTACCAGCCGTGTGATGTCATTGCTGCTCTCCAGTATTGCATCGATTGCTCTGGTGGTCGGTGGCATCGGGATTATGAATATTATGCTGGTATCGGTGACAGAGCGTACACGTGAAATCGGTCTGCGTAAGGCACTGGGTGCACGAGGTGGCGATATCATGTCGCAGTTCCTCATCGAAGCGCTGGTCATCAGCTTTTTCGGCGGGTGCCTGGGTATTGCGCTGGGAACGGCTGTGGGCTATGCCGCGGAGCGTTTTGCGAATATGACCGTGGTTTTCACACAGGATTCCATCTATATGGCTTTCGGCTTCTCTGCGATTATCGGTATTCTCTTCGGAATTTGGCCGGCCCGCAAAGCGGCCCGGCTCAACCCGATTGAAGCATTACGCTACGAATAG
- a CDS encoding alpha/beta hydrolase has product MIEPFSVQTTDGLLLRGGCRTPEGPIRGVILLVHGLGEHLGRYDHVARMLENSGFAVLGTDLRGHGNSEGRRGHVPTFGTLLDDLFQTLEKAGIAFPGLPLFLYGHSLGGLIVLDFALNRKLEVAGIISSAPALQICDPPSAWKLGMVKLLRNLHLHPAVSSGLDDRKLSRDLNVIRAYRNDPLTHNRITPALALGMIEAGKRCRKQAAELSVPALLFHGSDDRITDPVITRQFAENAGGNCTFKMLSGVLHEPHNAPLKKQVFELILNWLNDRL; this is encoded by the coding sequence ATGATTGAACCGTTCAGTGTCCAGACCACAGACGGCCTCCTGCTGAGAGGAGGATGCCGGACTCCGGAAGGGCCAATCAGAGGAGTTATTCTGCTTGTCCACGGTCTGGGTGAACACCTCGGACGATACGATCATGTTGCCCGGATGCTGGAAAATTCCGGCTTTGCCGTACTCGGTACGGACCTGCGCGGACATGGAAATTCGGAAGGCCGACGCGGACATGTTCCAACCTTTGGAACTTTACTTGACGACCTTTTCCAAACCCTGGAAAAAGCCGGTATAGCTTTTCCCGGACTTCCGCTTTTTCTTTACGGCCACAGTCTGGGCGGTCTGATCGTGCTTGATTTCGCTCTGAACCGAAAATTGGAGGTGGCAGGCATCATTTCATCGGCCCCGGCACTGCAGATCTGTGATCCCCCTTCGGCCTGGAAACTGGGTATGGTGAAACTGCTCCGGAACCTGCACCTGCATCCGGCGGTTTCCAGCGGGCTGGATGACCGGAAACTTTCGCGCGACCTCAATGTGATTCGGGCCTATCGGAACGATCCATTGACGCACAACCGAATCACACCCGCGCTGGCGCTGGGGATGATTGAAGCCGGAAAGCGGTGCCGGAAACAAGCTGCGGAGCTGTCGGTTCCCGCCTTGCTTTTTCACGGATCCGACGACCGGATCACCGATCCGGTGATCACCCGGCAGTTCGCCGAAAACGCCGGCGGGAATTGCACCTTTAAAATGCTTTCAGGCGTATTACATGAACCCCATAATGCGCCGCTGAAAAAACAGGTCTTTGAGCTCATACTGAACTGGCTCAACGACCGACTTTAG
- a CDS encoding ferrochelatase, whose protein sequence is MKRGFLLMNTGSPDDTSEEALRVYLKEFLMDPYVIDLPFPLRYALVHWLILPKRPAESAEAYKAIWTENGSPLVHYCSTLARGLNKKLQEPLEVCMAYRNPSVASAIDKLLAQGVEEIGLLPMFPHYAMATTGGCTALVKKVLKGRAKLRVAPPFYNIPELIDPIAESLKDVKEHILFSYHGLPVRHLKKTDPTGSHCMQSADCCRTASPAHATCYRHQCFETTRLVVEKAGLEKDRYSISFQSRLGRDPWLEPYTDKVLEELPKKGIKELAVICPAFFCDCLETLEEIQIRGQETFKKAGGESFRMIPCLNDSPAAFHCLETLISNAGNWPAST, encoded by the coding sequence ATGAAACGTGGTTTTCTGCTGATGAATACCGGTTCGCCGGACGACACATCGGAGGAGGCTCTGCGGGTTTATCTCAAAGAGTTTCTGATGGATCCTTATGTCATCGACCTGCCCTTTCCGCTGCGCTATGCACTGGTACACTGGCTTATCCTTCCGAAACGTCCGGCCGAATCGGCCGAAGCCTACAAAGCCATCTGGACAGAAAACGGCTCGCCGCTGGTTCACTACTGCAGCACCCTCGCCCGGGGGCTGAATAAAAAACTACAGGAACCGCTCGAAGTCTGCATGGCCTACCGCAATCCCTCCGTTGCGTCGGCCATCGATAAACTGCTTGCTCAGGGTGTAGAGGAAATCGGGTTGCTGCCGATGTTCCCGCATTATGCCATGGCCACCACCGGCGGCTGTACCGCACTGGTTAAAAAAGTTCTGAAAGGCCGGGCAAAACTGCGAGTGGCTCCGCCCTTCTACAATATTCCGGAACTCATCGATCCTATTGCAGAATCATTGAAGGATGTAAAAGAGCACATTCTGTTCAGCTATCACGGTCTGCCGGTACGACACCTCAAAAAAACCGATCCCACCGGATCGCACTGTATGCAATCAGCCGACTGCTGCCGGACCGCATCGCCGGCCCACGCCACCTGCTACCGGCACCAGTGCTTCGAGACCACCCGGCTCGTCGTCGAAAAAGCGGGCCTTGAAAAAGACCGCTACTCCATCTCTTTTCAATCGCGGCTCGGCCGCGATCCCTGGCTGGAACCCTACACCGACAAAGTCCTTGAAGAGCTCCCGAAAAAAGGCATCAAAGAACTCGCGGTCATTTGTCCCGCCTTTTTCTGCGACTGCCTTGAAACACTGGAGGAAATTCAAATCCGCGGGCAGGAAACGTTTAAAAAAGCCGGGGGCGAATCCTTCCGCATGATTCCCTGCCTGAATGACTCCCCCGCCGCGTTCCACTGCCTGGAAACCCTGATTTCCAATGCCGGGAACTGGCCGGCGTCAACGTAA
- the hemG gene encoding protoporphyrinogen oxidase — MKKVAIIGAGITGLSAAYELQEKGIDCAVFEASGRVGGCISSLRKDGYLVECGPNSILETHPDVGNLITRLGLEGNKLPASLAAKNRYIVRNGKPLALPSSPAAFLKSKAFSSKAKLRLLKEPFIQSRSSEQESLADFVLRRIGKEFLDYAINPFVSGVYAGEPSRLSVKHAFPKLYALEEKYGSLIKGAIKGSRERKKRAEKNVHDARMYSFDDGMEVLPLRLAEKLGYRVRLNTPVSSIQMMEEDIWLVNREEFSDVLLAIPAHQMPELNTPFDLDLFEEIEYPAVTSLSLGFELNSIMHALDGFGMLIPEVEHKFSLGALFPSSIFPDRAPGGMALLTVFIGGARSPERALMDKDEMLVKVMDDLRELLGINTEPDFVHSTVWPKAIPQYTIGYERFLNRMNEIESQYKGIHFAGHYRDGISVSNSLLSGLNIAKKMIS; from the coding sequence ATGAAAAAAGTAGCGATTATCGGTGCGGGCATTACGGGATTGAGTGCAGCATATGAATTGCAGGAAAAAGGTATCGACTGTGCCGTCTTTGAAGCATCAGGCCGGGTCGGCGGCTGTATTTCAAGCCTCCGGAAAGATGGCTACCTGGTGGAATGCGGCCCCAATTCGATTCTGGAAACACACCCGGACGTCGGAAACCTGATTACGCGCCTCGGGCTCGAAGGCAATAAACTGCCCGCCAGCCTCGCCGCGAAAAACCGATATATTGTCCGAAACGGGAAACCGCTCGCCCTGCCTTCATCGCCCGCTGCCTTTTTAAAATCGAAAGCCTTTTCCTCCAAAGCCAAACTGCGGTTGCTGAAGGAACCGTTTATTCAATCCAGAAGCAGCGAACAGGAAAGTCTAGCCGATTTTGTTCTGCGCAGAATCGGGAAAGAATTTCTCGACTATGCCATCAATCCTTTTGTCAGCGGCGTCTATGCCGGGGAACCTTCCCGGCTCTCGGTAAAGCATGCATTTCCAAAACTCTATGCACTGGAAGAGAAGTATGGATCACTCATAAAAGGTGCAATCAAAGGTTCCAGAGAACGGAAAAAACGCGCAGAAAAAAATGTGCATGATGCCCGGATGTACAGCTTTGATGACGGTATGGAGGTGCTGCCCCTGCGACTGGCGGAAAAACTGGGATACCGCGTTCGTCTCAACACGCCCGTCTCTTCCATCCAGATGATGGAAGAGGATATCTGGCTGGTAAACCGCGAGGAATTCAGTGATGTACTGCTAGCGATTCCCGCCCATCAAATGCCGGAGCTGAATACCCCGTTCGACCTTGATCTGTTTGAGGAAATCGAATACCCCGCCGTCACCAGCCTATCCCTCGGATTTGAACTCAATTCGATCATGCATGCACTCGACGGCTTCGGCATGCTGATTCCGGAAGTGGAACATAAATTTTCCCTCGGAGCCCTCTTTCCCTCTTCGATCTTCCCGGATCGCGCCCCCGGCGGAATGGCGCTGCTGACCGTATTTATCGGCGGTGCGCGCTCTCCGGAACGCGCCCTGATGGATAAAGATGAAATGCTCGTGAAAGTTATGGACGATCTCCGCGAACTGCTCGGAATTAATACGGAGCCGGATTTTGTGCACAGCACGGTCTGGCCGAAGGCGATTCCGCAGTACACGATTGGCTATGAAAGGTTCCTGAACCGAATGAATGAGATTGAATCACAATACAAAGGCATCCACTTTGCCGGTCACTATCGCGACGGCATCTCCGTCTCCAATTCGCTGCTCTCCGGCCTCAATATCGCAAAAAAGATGATCTCATGA
- a CDS encoding hybrid sensor histidine kinase/response regulator: MLKSQSVLRIIRSILFGLWLCPFPVLADSVRQPRVLLIHSYHAGFEWTDSITAGVMGGFKDNGEQVRLFIEYMDSKQFRSEELAEQFRTLIAFKYSSSPPDVILCADNNALNFMLEHRASLFSEVPIVFCGINHFMPEMLGGASNITGVIEEPSYRETAELALKIHPTANRIYVVAGSSRTSILHVEHFLQSVRNLEKPVEIIPLQNLTKQEFAEALDQVKKTDILLLFGLHRTRDGISLSPRESYVFIREHTEALIYTYWSVYLRGHTEFITGGVMIDGEVQGRWVAQTALKIIRGTPAFRIPIVTVSPNVAIINFQELERLGLADRPLPEKVTVINRPFSFFETYRLLVWSVLIVVAGMGAQILFLAMSIRKRQRVEIELREREEKMRVTLNSIAEAVIATDVDGHVLQLNPVAEDLIEWPAAEAVGRSIDDLFSLVDVRTQKPMENPVQEVSDKGWCHIRTNQVLLVTRNRDEYRIAGSGAPIRDPQGRIMGVVLVFRDVTEDILLQEKLQQGQKMDAIGQLAGGVAHDFNNMLGGIIASTEMAQIELRNKKDPSDLLELILGAADRASSLTSKLLAFARRQPLSPEPVEIHQPLREALNLFSHTADKRIRIHEKMPDKSLCVNGDFSLLQAAFLNLFINASHAMPEGGDLYISSRTVNLDRAYCDASVFELEPGDYIEIEIRDTGVGMPESVLGRIFEPFFTTKGVGKGTGLGLSAVLGTLQQHGGMIAVYSELEIGTAFTVALPLTEQEPEEEEGMPTEKLCGSGTILVVDDEPIMRITCRAILEGYGYEVLVAGDGIEGMELFKQEAGRIDLVILDMVMPEMNGRDCFLEIRHLSKNVPVIISTGFSHLEELADLREKGLFDIIRKPFRRTELGTMVLKALQEGSRGG; this comes from the coding sequence ATGCTGAAGAGTCAGTCAGTTCTGCGGATAATACGATCTATTCTTTTTGGCCTGTGGCTCTGCCCCTTTCCGGTTCTGGCGGACTCTGTTCGGCAGCCGCGGGTGTTGCTGATTCATTCCTATCACGCGGGCTTTGAGTGGACGGACAGTATTACCGCCGGGGTAATGGGTGGTTTCAAAGATAACGGTGAACAGGTCCGTCTGTTCATCGAATACATGGATTCGAAACAGTTTAGGTCGGAAGAGCTCGCGGAACAATTTCGCACACTTATTGCTTTTAAATACAGCAGTTCTCCGCCCGATGTCATTCTCTGTGCCGATAATAATGCGTTGAACTTCATGCTGGAGCACCGCGCATCTCTTTTTTCGGAGGTACCGATCGTGTTCTGCGGCATCAATCATTTCATGCCCGAAATGCTTGGCGGCGCATCGAATATCACCGGAGTCATTGAAGAGCCATCCTATCGGGAGACCGCTGAGCTGGCGCTGAAGATTCATCCGACTGCGAATCGAATTTATGTGGTGGCCGGCAGCTCGCGGACCTCAATTCTGCATGTTGAGCATTTTTTGCAGAGTGTCCGGAATCTGGAAAAGCCGGTAGAGATTATTCCCCTGCAGAATCTGACGAAGCAGGAGTTTGCCGAAGCTCTTGATCAGGTGAAGAAGACGGATATTCTGCTTCTTTTCGGGCTCCATCGAACACGCGATGGCATATCGCTTTCCCCGCGCGAATCCTATGTTTTCATCCGCGAACATACGGAGGCACTAATCTATACGTACTGGTCGGTTTACCTCCGAGGTCACACCGAGTTCATCACCGGTGGAGTGATGATCGACGGTGAGGTACAGGGGCGCTGGGTGGCGCAGACCGCCCTGAAAATTATCAGGGGAACACCGGCTTTCCGGATCCCGATCGTGACCGTCAGTCCGAATGTGGCCATTATCAATTTCCAGGAATTGGAACGGCTGGGGCTGGCTGACCGGCCGCTTCCGGAAAAGGTGACGGTAATCAACCGTCCGTTTTCTTTCTTCGAAACGTACCGGCTGCTGGTGTGGAGTGTGCTGATTGTGGTTGCGGGTATGGGCGCGCAGATTCTGTTTCTGGCTATGAGTATCCGGAAGCGGCAGCGGGTGGAGATCGAGCTGCGCGAACGCGAGGAAAAGATGCGTGTTACGCTAAATTCCATTGCCGAGGCAGTTATCGCTACGGATGTCGACGGGCATGTACTGCAGCTCAACCCGGTGGCTGAAGACCTGATCGAATGGCCGGCCGCCGAAGCGGTCGGTCGGTCGATTGATGATCTTTTCAGTTTGGTGGATGTCAGGACACAGAAACCGATGGAGAATCCGGTGCAGGAGGTGTCGGACAAAGGCTGGTGCCATATACGGACGAATCAGGTGTTGCTCGTTACCCGAAACAGGGACGAATACCGGATCGCGGGATCCGGTGCGCCGATCCGGGACCCGCAGGGCAGGATTATGGGAGTGGTTCTGGTCTTTCGGGATGTAACCGAGGACATTCTCCTTCAGGAAAAGCTGCAGCAGGGACAGAAGATGGATGCCATCGGTCAGCTCGCCGGTGGTGTGGCGCACGATTTCAATAATATGCTTGGGGGAATCATTGCCTCGACCGAAATGGCACAGATCGAATTGAGGAATAAGAAGGATCCATCCGATCTGCTGGAGCTGATTCTTGGTGCGGCAGACCGTGCGTCTTCGCTGACCTCGAAGCTGCTGGCCTTCGCGCGCCGGCAGCCACTTTCCCCCGAGCCTGTTGAAATTCACCAGCCGTTGCGTGAAGCTCTGAACCTCTTTTCCCATACGGCGGATAAGCGGATCCGTATTCACGAGAAGATGCCGGATAAGAGCCTGTGTGTGAACGGCGACTTTTCTCTGCTCCAGGCGGCATTTCTCAATCTTTTTATTAATGCTTCGCACGCGATGCCGGAGGGCGGTGATCTCTATATCTCTTCACGTACCGTCAATCTGGACCGGGCCTATTGCGATGCGTCAGTCTTTGAGTTGGAACCCGGCGACTATATTGAAATTGAAATTCGCGATACCGGTGTCGGCATGCCCGAATCGGTTTTGGGGCGTATTTTTGAGCCATTCTTTACGACCAAAGGCGTTGGAAAAGGTACCGGACTGGGGTTGTCCGCCGTTCTCGGAACCCTGCAACAGCATGGTGGAATGATTGCGGTGTACAGCGAGCTGGAGATCGGAACCGCTTTCACGGTCGCGCTGCCGCTGACCGAGCAGGAGCCGGAAGAGGAGGAGGGGATGCCGACGGAGAAACTCTGCGGCAGCGGAACCATTCTGGTTGTGGACGATGAACCCATCATGCGCATTACCTGTCGGGCGATTCTTGAGGGCTACGGGTATGAAGTCCTGGTGGCCGGCGACGGGATCGAAGGGATGGAGCTTTTTAAGCAGGAGGCCGGTCGCATTGATCTCGTCATTCTCGATATGGTCATGCCGGAAATGAACGGGAGGGACTGCTTCCTGGAGATCCGCCATCTCAGCAAAAATGTGCCGGTCATTATATCCACCGGGTTTTCGCATCTTGAAGAACTTGCGGATCTCCGGGAAAAGGGTCTTTTCGATATCATTCGTAAACCGTTTCGGCGAACGGAACTTGGAACGATGGTTTTAAAGGCCCTCCAAGAGGGTTCTCGCGGTGGCTAA
- the hemN gene encoding oxygen-independent coproporphyrinogen III oxidase: protein MTGINVSLNQLRKYNQPGPRYTSYPPATHFTEDFSLDHTCASVHSPLSLYFHLPFCKRQCLYCGCTNIVTGQQDRSAVYLDYLQKEIELRRPFINAESGVVQIQLGGGTPTFLLEEELEQLGKLIHGNFSVSPNVEAGVEIDPRGLTLEKVQALQHAGFNRASLGVQDTHPDVQKTIARIQPLEVVAQANQWVRDCGMSSVNFDLIYGLPTQTLHSFEQTIDDVLTLSPDRLAVYSYAHIPWIKPFQKTLEDKLPDTETKLQLLQLAIEKLTGAGYVYIGMDHFAKPDDAMAVALADGTLQRNFQGYSTLKGVDLHGFGMSSISHAAGQYFQNEKEIGAYYQALDDGRLPLVRGYTMTSDDKIRYAAIMHIMCNLYIDYAALSTELGVDFTDYFKADLASLDDLEADGLLQREESGLRVTPLGRLFIRIIAMRFDAYLQQEQRKGRYSQTV from the coding sequence ATGACCGGTATCAATGTCAGTCTCAATCAGCTTCGCAAATATAACCAGCCGGGGCCCCGCTATACCTCCTATCCCCCGGCCACGCACTTCACCGAAGACTTCAGCCTGGATCACACCTGCGCAAGTGTGCACTCCCCGCTGTCTCTTTATTTCCATTTGCCGTTCTGCAAACGGCAATGCCTTTACTGCGGCTGCACCAATATTGTAACCGGACAGCAGGACCGCAGCGCGGTCTATCTCGACTATCTGCAGAAAGAAATCGAGTTGCGGCGCCCGTTCATCAATGCCGAATCCGGTGTCGTACAGATCCAGCTGGGTGGAGGAACTCCGACTTTTCTGCTTGAAGAGGAACTCGAACAACTCGGCAAACTGATTCACGGCAATTTTTCTGTGAGCCCGAACGTCGAAGCCGGTGTTGAAATCGATCCGCGCGGTCTGACCCTTGAAAAAGTTCAGGCGCTGCAGCATGCCGGGTTCAATCGCGCCTCCCTCGGCGTTCAGGATACCCATCCGGATGTGCAGAAAACCATTGCCCGCATCCAGCCTCTGGAAGTGGTTGCCCAGGCGAATCAGTGGGTACGCGATTGCGGTATGAGCTCCGTCAATTTTGACCTCATCTACGGCCTGCCCACACAGACGCTGCACTCCTTCGAACAAACCATTGATGACGTGCTGACTCTTTCGCCGGATCGGCTGGCGGTTTACAGTTATGCGCATATCCCCTGGATCAAACCGTTCCAGAAAACGCTGGAAGACAAACTTCCAGATACAGAAACCAAACTTCAGCTCCTGCAGCTGGCCATCGAAAAACTGACCGGTGCAGGTTACGTTTATATCGGCATGGATCATTTTGCAAAGCCGGACGATGCCATGGCCGTTGCTCTGGCCGACGGCACACTGCAACGCAACTTCCAGGGTTACAGCACGCTGAAGGGGGTTGATCTGCATGGCTTCGGTATGTCCTCCATTTCACACGCAGCCGGACAGTATTTCCAGAACGAAAAAGAGATCGGAGCCTACTATCAGGCCCTCGACGACGGCAGACTTCCGCTGGTGCGCGGTTACACCATGACAAGTGACGATAAAATCCGCTATGCGGCCATCATGCATATCATGTGTAATCTCTACATCGACTACGCCGCCCTGTCCACGGAGCTGGGTGTTGATTTTACGGATTATTTCAAGGCCGATCTCGCTTCGCTCGACGACCTCGAAGCCGACGGTCTGCTGCAGCGCGAGGAAAGCGGACTGCGCGTTACCCCGCTCGGCCGGCTCTTTATCCGGATCATTGCCATGCGCTTCGATGCCTATCTGCAACAAGAACAGCGCAAAGGCCGCTATTCCCAAACGGTTTAG
- the hemE gene encoding uroporphyrinogen decarboxylase — protein sequence MSEENTMTCRERFLRACKCEPVDRPPIWMMRQAGRSLPEYMALKETRKFTELVQNPETAAEVTLQPIRRFGYDAAVIFSDILVISEAMGAKYELLEKGGVEVDFALNSKADVDRLNPKNVLDHIGYTPEAIKVARKELGDERAIIGFAGSPWTLASFMVEGGSSRENLRSRAALHDEPKLFFSLLEKITEATIVYIKAQIDAGADVIQIFDSQGGTLAPNLFWRYSGLWMQRIIDAVGGAVPTIVFARNVHHNWKQVVQTGGNVLSIDWSIDLREVADGLPADVAVQGNLDPALLIARPNSAAEEARRICERMRGRNGFIFNLGHGVPPDADLAAIQAVTEAVQDFK from the coding sequence ATGAGCGAAGAAAACACTATGACCTGCCGTGAGCGCTTTTTGCGTGCCTGCAAATGCGAACCCGTTGACCGGCCGCCCATCTGGATGATGCGCCAGGCCGGACGTTCTCTGCCAGAATACATGGCCTTGAAAGAAACCCGGAAATTTACCGAGTTGGTGCAAAACCCGGAAACGGCGGCGGAGGTGACCCTCCAGCCGATTCGTCGTTTCGGCTACGACGCCGCCGTCATCTTCTCCGACATCCTCGTGATTTCCGAAGCCATGGGCGCCAAATATGAACTGCTCGAAAAGGGCGGTGTGGAAGTCGATTTTGCACTGAATTCCAAAGCCGATGTAGACCGGCTGAACCCGAAAAATGTGCTCGATCACATTGGCTACACCCCGGAAGCCATCAAAGTTGCCCGGAAAGAACTCGGCGACGAACGCGCCATCATTGGGTTTGCCGGCTCCCCCTGGACGCTTGCCTCGTTCATGGTCGAAGGTGGAAGCTCCCGGGAGAATCTAAGGTCGCGCGCAGCCCTGCATGATGAGCCTAAACTCTTTTTCTCTCTGCTCGAAAAAATCACCGAAGCCACGATTGTTTACATTAAGGCCCAGATCGATGCCGGAGCGGATGTAATTCAGATTTTCGACAGTCAGGGCGGCACACTGGCCCCGAATCTGTTCTGGCGCTATTCCGGACTATGGATGCAGCGAATCATCGATGCCGTCGGCGGCGCAGTTCCAACCATTGTATTTGCCCGCAATGTGCACCATAACTGGAAACAGGTGGTCCAGACCGGCGGCAATGTACTCAGCATCGACTGGAGTATCGACCTGCGCGAAGTGGCTGACGGTCTCCCCGCCGATGTCGCCGTCCAAGGCAATCTCGACCCCGCGCTTCTGATTGCCCGCCCCAATTCCGCGGCTGAAGAGGCCCGCCGGATCTGTGAACGTATGCGGGGACGTAACGGCTTTATTTTCAACCTAGGCCACGGCGTTCCGCCCGATGCCGACCTTGCCGCCATTCAGGCTGTAACGGAAGCGGTTCAGGATTTCAAATGA